The following are encoded together in the Peromyscus leucopus breed LL Stock chromosome 1, UCI_PerLeu_2.1, whole genome shotgun sequence genome:
- the Ldb1 gene encoding LIM domain-binding protein 1 isoform X1 — MSVGCACPGCSSKSFKLYSPKEPPNGNAFPPFHPGTMLDRDVGPTPMYPPTYLEPGIGRHTPYGNQTDYRIFELNKRLQNWTEECDNLWWDAFTTEFFEDDAMLTITFCLEDGPKRYTIGRTLIPRYFRSIFEGGATELYYVLKHPKEAFHSNFVSLDCDQGSMVTQHGKPMFTQVCVEGRLYLEFMFDDMMRIKTWHFSIRQHRELIPRSILAMHAQDPQMLDQLSKNITRCGLSNSTLNYLRLCVILEPMQELMSRHKTYSLSPRDCLKTCLFQKWQRMVAPPAEPARQQPSKRRKRKMSGGSTMSSGGGNTNNSNSKKKSPASTFALSSQVPDVMVVGEPTLMGGEFGDEDERLITRLENTQFDAANGIDDEDSFNNSPALGANSPWNSKPPSSQESKSENPTSQASQ, encoded by the exons ATGTCAGTGGGCTGTGCCTGTCCTG GTTGCTCCTCAAAGTCCTTCAAGCTGTACTCGCCGAAGGAGCCCCCGAACGGCAACGCCTTCCCTCCCTTTCATCCCGGCACCATGCTGGATCGGGATGTGGG CCCGACTCCTATGTACCCACCTACATACCTGGAGCCTGGGATAGG gaGGCATACACCATATGGTAACCAAACCGACTATAGAATATTTGAGCTTAACAAACGGCTACAGAACTGGACAGAG gAGTGTGACAATCTCTGGTGGGATGCTTTCACGACTGAGTTCTTCGAGGATGACGCCATGCTGACCATCACTTTCTGCTTGGAGGATGGACCAAAGAGATACA CCATTGGCCGGACCCTGATCCCACGATACTTCCGAAGCATTTTTGAGGGGGGTGCTACGGAGCTGTACTATGTACTTAAGCACCCCAAGGAGGCATTCCACAGCAACTTTGTGTCCCTCGACTGTGACCAGGGCAGCATGGTGACCCAGCACGGCAAACCCATGTTCACCCAG gtgtgtgtggagggccGGTTGTACCTGGAGTTCATGTTTGACGACATGATGCGGATAAAGACGTGGCACTTCAGTATCCGGCAGCACCGAGAACTCATCCCCAGGAGCATCCTGGCCATGCAC gcCCAGGACCCCCAGATGCTGGATCAGCTCTCCAAAAACATCACCCGGTGTGGGCTTTCCAATTCCACTCTCAACTACCTCCGA CTCTGTGTGATACTCGAGCCCATGCAGGAACTCATGTCCCGCCACAAGACCTACAGCCTCAGCCCCCGAGACTGCCTCAAGACCTGCCTTTTCCAGAAGTGGCAGCGCATGGTAGCACCTCCTG CGGAACCCGCGCGGCAGCAGCCCAGCAAACGGCGGAAACGGAAGATGTCAGGGGGTAGCACCATGAGCTCGGGGGGCGGCAacaccaacaacagcaacagcaagaaGAAGAGCCCGGCCAGCACCTTCGCGCTCTCCAGCCAGGTACCT GATGTGATGGTGGTGGGGGAGCCCACCCTGATGGGCGGGGAGTTCGGGGACGAGGACGAGAGGCTCATCACTCGGCTGGAGAACACGCAGTTTGACGCGGCCAACGGCATTGACGACGAGGACAGCTTTAACAACTCCCCTGCACTGGGCGCCAACAGCCCCTGGAACAGCAAGCCCCCGTCCAGCCAAGAGAGCAAATCGGAGAACCCCACGTCACAGGCCTCCCAGTAA
- the Ldb1 gene encoding LIM domain-binding protein 1 isoform X2 gives MLDRDVGPTPMYPPTYLEPGIGRHTPYGNQTDYRIFELNKRLQNWTEECDNLWWDAFTTEFFEDDAMLTITFCLEDGPKRYTIGRTLIPRYFRSIFEGGATELYYVLKHPKEAFHSNFVSLDCDQGSMVTQHGKPMFTQVCVEGRLYLEFMFDDMMRIKTWHFSIRQHRELIPRSILAMHAQDPQMLDQLSKNITRCGLSNSTLNYLRLCVILEPMQELMSRHKTYSLSPRDCLKTCLFQKWQRMVAPPAEPARQQPSKRRKRKMSGGSTMSSGGGNTNNSNSKKKSPASTFALSSQVPDVMVVGEPTLMGGEFGDEDERLITRLENTQFDAANGIDDEDSFNNSPALGANSPWNSKPPSSQESKSENPTSQASQ, from the exons ATGCTGGATCGGGATGTGGG CCCGACTCCTATGTACCCACCTACATACCTGGAGCCTGGGATAGG gaGGCATACACCATATGGTAACCAAACCGACTATAGAATATTTGAGCTTAACAAACGGCTACAGAACTGGACAGAG gAGTGTGACAATCTCTGGTGGGATGCTTTCACGACTGAGTTCTTCGAGGATGACGCCATGCTGACCATCACTTTCTGCTTGGAGGATGGACCAAAGAGATACA CCATTGGCCGGACCCTGATCCCACGATACTTCCGAAGCATTTTTGAGGGGGGTGCTACGGAGCTGTACTATGTACTTAAGCACCCCAAGGAGGCATTCCACAGCAACTTTGTGTCCCTCGACTGTGACCAGGGCAGCATGGTGACCCAGCACGGCAAACCCATGTTCACCCAG gtgtgtgtggagggccGGTTGTACCTGGAGTTCATGTTTGACGACATGATGCGGATAAAGACGTGGCACTTCAGTATCCGGCAGCACCGAGAACTCATCCCCAGGAGCATCCTGGCCATGCAC gcCCAGGACCCCCAGATGCTGGATCAGCTCTCCAAAAACATCACCCGGTGTGGGCTTTCCAATTCCACTCTCAACTACCTCCGA CTCTGTGTGATACTCGAGCCCATGCAGGAACTCATGTCCCGCCACAAGACCTACAGCCTCAGCCCCCGAGACTGCCTCAAGACCTGCCTTTTCCAGAAGTGGCAGCGCATGGTAGCACCTCCTG CGGAACCCGCGCGGCAGCAGCCCAGCAAACGGCGGAAACGGAAGATGTCAGGGGGTAGCACCATGAGCTCGGGGGGCGGCAacaccaacaacagcaacagcaagaaGAAGAGCCCGGCCAGCACCTTCGCGCTCTCCAGCCAGGTACCT GATGTGATGGTGGTGGGGGAGCCCACCCTGATGGGCGGGGAGTTCGGGGACGAGGACGAGAGGCTCATCACTCGGCTGGAGAACACGCAGTTTGACGCGGCCAACGGCATTGACGACGAGGACAGCTTTAACAACTCCCCTGCACTGGGCGCCAACAGCCCCTGGAACAGCAAGCCCCCGTCCAGCCAAGAGAGCAAATCGGAGAACCCCACGTCACAGGCCTCCCAGTAA
- the Ldb1 gene encoding LIM domain-binding protein 1 isoform X3, producing the protein MSVGCACPGCSSKSFKLYSPKEPPNGNAFPPFHPGTMLDRDVGPTPMYPPTYLEPGIGRHTPYGNQTDYRIFELNKRLQNWTEECDNLWWDAFTTEFFEDDAMLTITFCLEDGPKRYTIGRTLIPRYFRSIFEGGATELYYVLKHPKEAFHSNFVSLDCDQGSMVTQHGKPMFTQVCVEGRLYLEFMFDDMMRIKTWHFSIRQHRELIPRSILAMHAQDPQMLDQLSKNITRCGLSNSTLNYLRLCVILEPMQELMSRHKTYSLSPRDCLKTCLFQKWQRMVAPPAEPARQQPSKRRKRKMSGGSTMSSGGGNTNNSNSKKKSPASTFALSSQDVMVVGEPTLMGGEFGDEDERLITRLENTQFDAANGIDDEDSFNNSPALGANSPWNSKPPSSQESKSENPTSQASQ; encoded by the exons ATGTCAGTGGGCTGTGCCTGTCCTG GTTGCTCCTCAAAGTCCTTCAAGCTGTACTCGCCGAAGGAGCCCCCGAACGGCAACGCCTTCCCTCCCTTTCATCCCGGCACCATGCTGGATCGGGATGTGGG CCCGACTCCTATGTACCCACCTACATACCTGGAGCCTGGGATAGG gaGGCATACACCATATGGTAACCAAACCGACTATAGAATATTTGAGCTTAACAAACGGCTACAGAACTGGACAGAG gAGTGTGACAATCTCTGGTGGGATGCTTTCACGACTGAGTTCTTCGAGGATGACGCCATGCTGACCATCACTTTCTGCTTGGAGGATGGACCAAAGAGATACA CCATTGGCCGGACCCTGATCCCACGATACTTCCGAAGCATTTTTGAGGGGGGTGCTACGGAGCTGTACTATGTACTTAAGCACCCCAAGGAGGCATTCCACAGCAACTTTGTGTCCCTCGACTGTGACCAGGGCAGCATGGTGACCCAGCACGGCAAACCCATGTTCACCCAG gtgtgtgtggagggccGGTTGTACCTGGAGTTCATGTTTGACGACATGATGCGGATAAAGACGTGGCACTTCAGTATCCGGCAGCACCGAGAACTCATCCCCAGGAGCATCCTGGCCATGCAC gcCCAGGACCCCCAGATGCTGGATCAGCTCTCCAAAAACATCACCCGGTGTGGGCTTTCCAATTCCACTCTCAACTACCTCCGA CTCTGTGTGATACTCGAGCCCATGCAGGAACTCATGTCCCGCCACAAGACCTACAGCCTCAGCCCCCGAGACTGCCTCAAGACCTGCCTTTTCCAGAAGTGGCAGCGCATGGTAGCACCTCCTG CGGAACCCGCGCGGCAGCAGCCCAGCAAACGGCGGAAACGGAAGATGTCAGGGGGTAGCACCATGAGCTCGGGGGGCGGCAacaccaacaacagcaacagcaagaaGAAGAGCCCGGCCAGCACCTTCGCGCTCTCCAGCCAG GATGTGATGGTGGTGGGGGAGCCCACCCTGATGGGCGGGGAGTTCGGGGACGAGGACGAGAGGCTCATCACTCGGCTGGAGAACACGCAGTTTGACGCGGCCAACGGCATTGACGACGAGGACAGCTTTAACAACTCCCCTGCACTGGGCGCCAACAGCCCCTGGAACAGCAAGCCCCCGTCCAGCCAAGAGAGCAAATCGGAGAACCCCACGTCACAGGCCTCCCAGTAA